Proteins found in one Xenopus laevis strain J_2021 chromosome 1L, Xenopus_laevis_v10.1, whole genome shotgun sequence genomic segment:
- the LOC108712598 gene encoding mitotic interactor and substrate of PLK1 isoform X1, producing MFKYPSPWQVLCNGMDRRDGIPNDEIARSLYVNDKSHSQTEEPTDNIFDVHSTDSFCLQLTNSLKDQTFGLPEQERNDFENQAVILPDDVSTHHKESRYECELQVIGTEEKPFWQEGTTFSQDINNAFEVKEPNTSEPQSVDVPVSIMDRITRSSIYSLSSARDAESCKEEARQETSSTAQENPNVDRRSMSSDVWLPNPDRNSQLRLLKEEKRFDVRAYRSQTSPTKLFADDDSEDEFKPRSRDLTPEKLLELDAQRKDIIKRQGQRKSLDMEERILLDETGSSISGVDINGLDSSPNTDQINFEAARQQFLMLEKKKESLPPQSPQFQSKHTRLSSRVLLENDNNQEKIGSIHVKMRGIASPNTESQPIFSRSRSSSQLYNNVSGEIYADNVDSRAQEKTEEILRTSYQIPEQESEHIPNPNNETPIEREIRLAKEREENLRRERGIQVSTETNEIVEILKNSVIPFTSNEPSQKKSKDRARTSIFLQREIEKEAQREADLKNEGKVAGLYDKGTAQEIDERRKLFEQPDEIPVKPQNVTTNPIFKGTITNYITADDITQVDCGEPDFKSNGSIQDVQQPYSVRTNWKPTPMNTNRNRSQSLENILHYKATSEPYQETQILHKENVHVKPLKFNVSVKGDEDEKRKQLFNGTEENVNPEIIYNVNRLRPSLSNIIEQDIQQTLERDKELKEQRRKSEIFSLTPPVDLQTTASFNGYNQYERPILSSGASNQSSPAPHRATPSYGTPSYILSPEQAFKIKRYPKFVATESDSDGLRKYGEDSWYAGIEPSDEVNTEIVESTRVNRHKNKMAMRWEAGLYTNESSD from the exons ATCCCAAATGACGAAATAGCTAGAAGTCTCTACGTGAATGATAAAAGTCATTCTCAGACTGAGGAGCCGACAGACAATATATTTGATGTGCATAGCACTGACTCATTCTGCCTACAACTAACAAACTCCCTGAAAGACCAAACATTTGGCTTACCTGAACAAGAAAGGAATGATTTTGAAAATCAAGCAGTAATTTTGCCAGACGATGTTAGCACACATCATAAAGAATCTAGATATGAATGTGAATTACAGGTGATAGGTACAGAGGAAAAGCCCTTTTGGCAAGAGGGTACAACTTTTAGTCAGGATATAAACAACGCATTTGAGGTAAAGGAGCCAAACACATCTGAACCTCAAAGCGTTGATGTTCCTGTTTCTATCATGGATAGAATAACCAGGAGTTCCATCTACTCATTATCCTCAGCAAGAGATGCAGAAAGCTGCAAGGAAGAAGCAAGACAGGAGACTAGTTCAACTGCTCAAGAGAATCCAAATGTGGATCGGAGAAGCATGAGCAGTGATGTATGGCTCCCCAATCCAGATCGAAATAGCCAGTTGCGTTTGTTGAAGGAAGAGAAACGCTTCGATGTCAGAGCATATCGTTCCCAGACCAGCCCAACCAAGCTTTTTGCTGATGATGATTCAGAGGATGAATTTAAGCCTCGCTCGCGAGATCTTACACCAGAAAAGCTGTTGGAGCTGGATGCACAGCGAAAAGACATCATTAAGAGACAAGGTCAACGGAAAAGCTTGGATATGGAAGAGAGAATCTTATTAGATGAGACAGGGAGTTCCATTTCAGGTGTTGACATAAATGGGCTGGATAGCAGCCCCAATACTGACCAGATAAACTTTGAAGCTGCCAGACAACAATTTCTGATGTtagagaagaaaaaggaaagccTACCACCCCAGAGCCCCCAATTTCAATCCAAGCACACCCGCCTCTCCTCTCGAGTTCTGCTTGAAAATGACAACAACCAAGAAAAGATAGGAAGTATTCATGTGAAAATGAGGGGCATTGCATCACCCAATACTGAGAGCCAACCCATATTTAGCAGAAGCAGAAGTTCTAGTCAGCTCTATAATAATGTCTCTGGGGAGATATATGCTGATAACGTAGACTCTAGAGCACAggaaaaaacagaagaaatttTGAGAACAAGCTATCAAATCCCAGAGCAAGAATCTGAGCACATTCCAAATCCAAATAATGAGACACCAATTGAGAGGGAAATCAGATTGGCCAAGGAAAGGGAAGAGAACTTGAGGAGGGAGAGAGGCATCCAGGTTAGTACAGAAACCAATGAGATTGTAGAAATCCTCAAAAATTCTGTCATCCCTTTCACTTCAAATGAGCCATCTCAGAAAAAGAGCAAAGACAGAGCTCGTACCTCTATCTTTCTACAGAGGGAAATTGAAAAAGAGGCCCAAAGGGAAGCAGACTTGAAAAATGAGGGTAAAGTGGCAGGGCTCTATGATAAGGGCACTGCTCAGGAAATAGATGAGCGCAGAAAATTATTTGAGCAGCCAGATGAGATTCCTGTGAAACCACAGAATGTGACTACAAACCCAATCTTTAAGGGAAcaataactaactatattacagcAGATGATATAACGCAAGTTGATTGTGGAGAACCTGATTTTAAAAGCAATGGTAGCATCCAAGATGTCCAGCAGCCATATAGTGTTCGAACCAACTGGAAGCCAACTCCCATGAACACAAATAGAAATAGAAGCCAGAGtttagaaaacatattacactataagGCAACTTCAGAACCTTACCAAGAAACTCAGATCTTACACAAAGAAAATGTTCATGTTAAACCTCTGAAATTCAATGTATCAGTGAAAGGAGATGAAGATGAAAAGAGGAAGCAGTTGTTTAATGGAACAGAGGAAAATGTAAACCCAGAAATAATATACAATGTCAACAGGCTTAGGCCTTCTTTGTCCAACATTATTGAGCAAGATATCCAGCAGACACTGGAAAGGGATAAGGAGCTAAAAGAACAACGAAGgaaaagtgaaatattttcaCTAACACCACCAGTAGACCTCCAAACCACTGCTTCCTTTAATGGCTACAACCAATATGAAAGACCAATACTGAGTTCAG GTGCTTCCAATCAGTCGTCACCTGCTCCACACAGAGCCACCCCCTCTTATGGAACTCCTTCATATATATTGTCACCAGAACAAGCATTCAAAATAAAGAGATACCCTAAATTTGTTGCAACAGAGTCAGATTCAGATGGGCTAAGGAAATATGGAGAAGATAGCTGG TATGCCGGCATTGAGCCAAGCGATGAAGTCAACACAGAG
- the LOC108712598 gene encoding mitotic interactor and substrate of PLK1 isoform X3 → MDRITRSSIYSLSSARDAESCKEEARQETSSTAQENPNVDRRSMSSDVWLPNPDRNSQLRLLKEEKRFDVRAYRSQTSPTKLFADDDSEDEFKPRSRDLTPEKLLELDAQRKDIIKRQGQRKSLDMEERILLDETGSSISGVDINGLDSSPNTDQINFEAARQQFLMLEKKKESLPPQSPQFQSKHTRLSSRVLLENDNNQEKIGSIHVKMRGIASPNTESQPIFSRSRSSSQLYNNVSGEIYADNVDSRAQEKTEEILRTSYQIPEQESEHIPNPNNETPIEREIRLAKEREENLRRERGIQVSTETNEIVEILKNSVIPFTSNEPSQKKSKDRARTSIFLQREIEKEAQREADLKNEGKVAGLYDKGTAQEIDERRKLFEQPDEIPVKPQNVTTNPIFKGTITNYITADDITQVDCGEPDFKSNGSIQDVQQPYSVRTNWKPTPMNTNRNRSQSLENILHYKATSEPYQETQILHKENVHVKPLKFNVSVKGDEDEKRKQLFNGTEENVNPEIIYNVNRLRPSLSNIIEQDIQQTLERDKELKEQRRKSEIFSLTPPVDLQTTASFNGYNQYERPILSSGASNQSSPAPHRATPSYGTPSYILSPEQAFKIKRYPKFVATESDSDGLRKYGEDSWYAGIEPSDEVNTEIVESTRVNRHKNKMAMRWEAGLYTNESSD, encoded by the exons ATGGATAGAATAACCAGGAGTTCCATCTACTCATTATCCTCAGCAAGAGATGCAGAAAGCTGCAAGGAAGAAGCAAGACAGGAGACTAGTTCAACTGCTCAAGAGAATCCAAATGTGGATCGGAGAAGCATGAGCAGTGATGTATGGCTCCCCAATCCAGATCGAAATAGCCAGTTGCGTTTGTTGAAGGAAGAGAAACGCTTCGATGTCAGAGCATATCGTTCCCAGACCAGCCCAACCAAGCTTTTTGCTGATGATGATTCAGAGGATGAATTTAAGCCTCGCTCGCGAGATCTTACACCAGAAAAGCTGTTGGAGCTGGATGCACAGCGAAAAGACATCATTAAGAGACAAGGTCAACGGAAAAGCTTGGATATGGAAGAGAGAATCTTATTAGATGAGACAGGGAGTTCCATTTCAGGTGTTGACATAAATGGGCTGGATAGCAGCCCCAATACTGACCAGATAAACTTTGAAGCTGCCAGACAACAATTTCTGATGTtagagaagaaaaaggaaagccTACCACCCCAGAGCCCCCAATTTCAATCCAAGCACACCCGCCTCTCCTCTCGAGTTCTGCTTGAAAATGACAACAACCAAGAAAAGATAGGAAGTATTCATGTGAAAATGAGGGGCATTGCATCACCCAATACTGAGAGCCAACCCATATTTAGCAGAAGCAGAAGTTCTAGTCAGCTCTATAATAATGTCTCTGGGGAGATATATGCTGATAACGTAGACTCTAGAGCACAggaaaaaacagaagaaatttTGAGAACAAGCTATCAAATCCCAGAGCAAGAATCTGAGCACATTCCAAATCCAAATAATGAGACACCAATTGAGAGGGAAATCAGATTGGCCAAGGAAAGGGAAGAGAACTTGAGGAGGGAGAGAGGCATCCAGGTTAGTACAGAAACCAATGAGATTGTAGAAATCCTCAAAAATTCTGTCATCCCTTTCACTTCAAATGAGCCATCTCAGAAAAAGAGCAAAGACAGAGCTCGTACCTCTATCTTTCTACAGAGGGAAATTGAAAAAGAGGCCCAAAGGGAAGCAGACTTGAAAAATGAGGGTAAAGTGGCAGGGCTCTATGATAAGGGCACTGCTCAGGAAATAGATGAGCGCAGAAAATTATTTGAGCAGCCAGATGAGATTCCTGTGAAACCACAGAATGTGACTACAAACCCAATCTTTAAGGGAAcaataactaactatattacagcAGATGATATAACGCAAGTTGATTGTGGAGAACCTGATTTTAAAAGCAATGGTAGCATCCAAGATGTCCAGCAGCCATATAGTGTTCGAACCAACTGGAAGCCAACTCCCATGAACACAAATAGAAATAGAAGCCAGAGtttagaaaacatattacactataagGCAACTTCAGAACCTTACCAAGAAACTCAGATCTTACACAAAGAAAATGTTCATGTTAAACCTCTGAAATTCAATGTATCAGTGAAAGGAGATGAAGATGAAAAGAGGAAGCAGTTGTTTAATGGAACAGAGGAAAATGTAAACCCAGAAATAATATACAATGTCAACAGGCTTAGGCCTTCTTTGTCCAACATTATTGAGCAAGATATCCAGCAGACACTGGAAAGGGATAAGGAGCTAAAAGAACAACGAAGgaaaagtgaaatattttcaCTAACACCACCAGTAGACCTCCAAACCACTGCTTCCTTTAATGGCTACAACCAATATGAAAGACCAATACTGAGTTCAG GTGCTTCCAATCAGTCGTCACCTGCTCCACACAGAGCCACCCCCTCTTATGGAACTCCTTCATATATATTGTCACCAGAACAAGCATTCAAAATAAAGAGATACCCTAAATTTGTTGCAACAGAGTCAGATTCAGATGGGCTAAGGAAATATGGAGAAGATAGCTGG TATGCCGGCATTGAGCCAAGCGATGAAGTCAACACAGAG
- the LOC108712598 gene encoding mitotic interactor and substrate of PLK1 isoform X2 → MFKYPSPWQVLCNGMDRRDGIPNDEIARSLYVNDKSHSQTEEPTDNIFDVHSTDSFCLQLTNSLKDQTFGLPEQERNDFENQAVILPDDVSTHHKESRYECELQVIGTEEKPFWQEGTTFSQDINNAFEVKEPNTSEPQSVDVPVSIMDRITRSSIYSLSSARDAESCKEEARQETSSTAQENPNVDRRSMSSDVWLPNPDRNSQLRLLKEEKRFDVRAYRSQTSPTKLFADDDSEDEFKPRSRDLTPEKLLELDAQRKDIIKRQGQRKSLDMEERILLDETGSSISGVDINGLDSSPNTDQINFEAARQQFLMLEKKKESLPPQSPQFQSKHTRLSSRVLLENDNNQEKIGSIHVKMRGIASPNTESQPIFSRSRSSSQLYNNVSGEIYADNVDSRAQEKTEEILRTSYQIPEQESEHIPNPNNETPIEREIRLAKEREENLRRERGIQVSTETNEIVEILKNSVIPFTSNEPSQKKSKDRARTSIFLQREIEKEAQREADLKNEGKVAGLYDKGTAQEIDERRKLFEQPDEIPVKPQNVTTNPIFKGTITNYITADDITQVDCGEPDFKSNGSIQDVQQPYSVRTNWKPTPMNTNRNRSQSLENILHYKATSEPYQETQILHKENVHVKPLKFNVSVKGDEDEKRKQLFNGTEENVNPEIIYNVNRLRPSLSNIIEQDIQQTLERDKELKEQRRKSEIFSLTPPVDLQTTASFNGYNQYERPILSSGASNQSSPAPHRATPSYGTPSYILSPEQAFKIKRYPKFVATESDSDGLRKYGEDSWIVESTRVNRHKNKMAMRWEAGLYTNESSD, encoded by the exons ATCCCAAATGACGAAATAGCTAGAAGTCTCTACGTGAATGATAAAAGTCATTCTCAGACTGAGGAGCCGACAGACAATATATTTGATGTGCATAGCACTGACTCATTCTGCCTACAACTAACAAACTCCCTGAAAGACCAAACATTTGGCTTACCTGAACAAGAAAGGAATGATTTTGAAAATCAAGCAGTAATTTTGCCAGACGATGTTAGCACACATCATAAAGAATCTAGATATGAATGTGAATTACAGGTGATAGGTACAGAGGAAAAGCCCTTTTGGCAAGAGGGTACAACTTTTAGTCAGGATATAAACAACGCATTTGAGGTAAAGGAGCCAAACACATCTGAACCTCAAAGCGTTGATGTTCCTGTTTCTATCATGGATAGAATAACCAGGAGTTCCATCTACTCATTATCCTCAGCAAGAGATGCAGAAAGCTGCAAGGAAGAAGCAAGACAGGAGACTAGTTCAACTGCTCAAGAGAATCCAAATGTGGATCGGAGAAGCATGAGCAGTGATGTATGGCTCCCCAATCCAGATCGAAATAGCCAGTTGCGTTTGTTGAAGGAAGAGAAACGCTTCGATGTCAGAGCATATCGTTCCCAGACCAGCCCAACCAAGCTTTTTGCTGATGATGATTCAGAGGATGAATTTAAGCCTCGCTCGCGAGATCTTACACCAGAAAAGCTGTTGGAGCTGGATGCACAGCGAAAAGACATCATTAAGAGACAAGGTCAACGGAAAAGCTTGGATATGGAAGAGAGAATCTTATTAGATGAGACAGGGAGTTCCATTTCAGGTGTTGACATAAATGGGCTGGATAGCAGCCCCAATACTGACCAGATAAACTTTGAAGCTGCCAGACAACAATTTCTGATGTtagagaagaaaaaggaaagccTACCACCCCAGAGCCCCCAATTTCAATCCAAGCACACCCGCCTCTCCTCTCGAGTTCTGCTTGAAAATGACAACAACCAAGAAAAGATAGGAAGTATTCATGTGAAAATGAGGGGCATTGCATCACCCAATACTGAGAGCCAACCCATATTTAGCAGAAGCAGAAGTTCTAGTCAGCTCTATAATAATGTCTCTGGGGAGATATATGCTGATAACGTAGACTCTAGAGCACAggaaaaaacagaagaaatttTGAGAACAAGCTATCAAATCCCAGAGCAAGAATCTGAGCACATTCCAAATCCAAATAATGAGACACCAATTGAGAGGGAAATCAGATTGGCCAAGGAAAGGGAAGAGAACTTGAGGAGGGAGAGAGGCATCCAGGTTAGTACAGAAACCAATGAGATTGTAGAAATCCTCAAAAATTCTGTCATCCCTTTCACTTCAAATGAGCCATCTCAGAAAAAGAGCAAAGACAGAGCTCGTACCTCTATCTTTCTACAGAGGGAAATTGAAAAAGAGGCCCAAAGGGAAGCAGACTTGAAAAATGAGGGTAAAGTGGCAGGGCTCTATGATAAGGGCACTGCTCAGGAAATAGATGAGCGCAGAAAATTATTTGAGCAGCCAGATGAGATTCCTGTGAAACCACAGAATGTGACTACAAACCCAATCTTTAAGGGAAcaataactaactatattacagcAGATGATATAACGCAAGTTGATTGTGGAGAACCTGATTTTAAAAGCAATGGTAGCATCCAAGATGTCCAGCAGCCATATAGTGTTCGAACCAACTGGAAGCCAACTCCCATGAACACAAATAGAAATAGAAGCCAGAGtttagaaaacatattacactataagGCAACTTCAGAACCTTACCAAGAAACTCAGATCTTACACAAAGAAAATGTTCATGTTAAACCTCTGAAATTCAATGTATCAGTGAAAGGAGATGAAGATGAAAAGAGGAAGCAGTTGTTTAATGGAACAGAGGAAAATGTAAACCCAGAAATAATATACAATGTCAACAGGCTTAGGCCTTCTTTGTCCAACATTATTGAGCAAGATATCCAGCAGACACTGGAAAGGGATAAGGAGCTAAAAGAACAACGAAGgaaaagtgaaatattttcaCTAACACCACCAGTAGACCTCCAAACCACTGCTTCCTTTAATGGCTACAACCAATATGAAAGACCAATACTGAGTTCAG GTGCTTCCAATCAGTCGTCACCTGCTCCACACAGAGCCACCCCCTCTTATGGAACTCCTTCATATATATTGTCACCAGAACAAGCATTCAAAATAAAGAGATACCCTAAATTTGTTGCAACAGAGTCAGATTCAGATGGGCTAAGGAAATATGGAGAAGATAGCTGG